One Senegalimassilia faecalis genomic window, ATCCCGCGTTCGTCACCATGAAGACGGGGCGTCCGGCCCTGTGCGTGTTCTCGCGCAAGGAATCGCAAACCTGCGGGTCGCCGCGCCACGAGATGGAGGTCAAGGTCCGCCTGGGCGCCAACGAAGACGGCCGCATCCGCGCGCTCGAGGTTACCACGCTGTCGAACTCGGGCGCCTACGGCGAGCACGGCTGGGCCACGGTCGGCCTGACCGGCCACAAGTCCATCCCGCTCTACCCCGGCTCGCTCGAGGCGTTCAAGTTCGACGCGAACGTGGTGTACACGAACATGCAGCCGTCCGGCGCGTGCCGCGGCTTCGGTGCCACGCAGGGCCAGTTCGCCGTGGAGAGCGCCGTCAACGAGCTGGCGGCGAAGCTGGGTCGCGACCCGGTGGAGCTGCGCGAGCAGAACATGGTGCGCGAGGGCATGGCGATGCCCGCCTACTTCGGCGAGGTGGCCAACGCCTGCGCCCTGGACCGCCGCATGCAGCATTGCAGCGACATGTTCGGGTGGAAGGAGAAGTTCCCCGTACGCGACATGGGCAACGGCAAGGTGCGCGCCGCCGGCATCGCCATGTCCATGCAAGGTTCGGGTATCTCCGGCATCGACGTGGGCTCGGTCACCGTCAAGCTCAACGACGACGGGGGATACATGCTGCTCATCGCCGCGGCCGACATGGGCACGGGTTGCGACACCATCCTGGCCCAGATGGTCGCCGAGCATATGGAATGCCCCGTGGAGGCCGTGAGCGTGTTCGGTGCGAAGTCCATTAGCGAGATCGTCATGAACACGCCGGCTCCGGCGTTGGCGCAGGCCATCTAACGGGCAACGGGCGTGTGGCATCGCGAGCTGCCCATCCTTCCCGAGCGCATTTTGTTGGCGAAACCTGAGGAGTAAGCATTCTAAGCAGCTTGCTACATATCCAGCGTGGGCTTACGGCCATCATCGGCAGTGGCGGCAAGTCCACGCTTTTGCGCGCCTTGGCCGAGGAGCTGTCGCGCGATGCGCGCGTGATCGTGGCCACCAGCACGAAGATGCACGTGCCCGACTGGTGCCCCGTGGTGCTGGGCGCGTCGCTCGATGACGTGCGGATGGCGCTTTGCGAAGCCTCCATCGTGTGCGCGGGCTCCATCCATCTGCCCATGGGGAAGCTGGCCGAGCCGCGGGCGGCGTTTTCCGACCTGGTCTGTTCGGCGGACTATGTGCTGGTGGAGGCGGACGGGGCGAAAACGCTCCCGCTGAAGGCGCATGCCGAGCACGAGCCGGTCATCCCCGCGTGCGCAGGGCGGACGGTGTGCGTGGTCGGGGTCGACGGCTTAGGCGCCCCCCGTCTTGCAGACGTGCCACCGTCCGCAGCGATTCGCGCAGCTGGCCGGCGTTTCCGTCGACGATGCGGTCACGCCCGAGGCGGTGGCGGCGGTGCTGCGCGCCGAGGGGCTTCATGACGTGGTTTTGATCAACAAGGTGGAGACCGCCGCCGACTGGCGGGCGGCGCAGCGCATCGCGGCGCTATGCGAGACGCCGGTGGTGGCGGGAAACCTTTGG contains:
- the yqeC gene encoding selenium cofactor biosynthesis protein YqeC; its protein translation is MLHIQRGLTAIIGSGGKSTLLRALAEELSRDARVIVATSTKMHVPDWCPVVLGASLDDVRMALCEASIVCAGSIHLPMGKLAEPRAAFSDLVCSADYVLVEADGAKTLPLKAHAEHEPVIPACAGRTVCVVGVDGLGAPRLADVPPSAAIRAAGRRFRRRCGHARGGGGGAARRGAS
- a CDS encoding xanthine dehydrogenase family protein molybdopterin-binding subunit yields the protein MDKPEYRSVGKSVRKKDSLQLLLGKPVYTEDIAPDALVVKLLRSPHANAMAKAIDTSKAKKVPGVVDAYTWEDVPDQRFSNAGQTYPETSPYDRLVIDRHVRFVGDVVAIVAAESEKAAQTALSRIKVEYDVLEPVLDFRTAKDNPVLVHPAFVTMKTGRPALCVFSRKESQTCGSPRHEMEVKVRLGANEDGRIRALEVTTLSNSGAYGEHGWATVGLTGHKSIPLYPGSLEAFKFDANVVYTNMQPSGACRGFGATQGQFAVESAVNELAAKLGRDPVELREQNMVREGMAMPAYFGEVANACALDRRMQHCSDMFGWKEKFPVRDMGNGKVRAAGIAMSMQGSGISGIDVGSVTVKLNDDGGYMLLIAAADMGTGCDTILAQMVAEHMECPVEAVSVFGAKSISEIVMNTPAPALAQAI